A single genomic interval of bacterium harbors:
- a CDS encoding DNA/RNA non-specific endonuclease gives MIYDATAMSESFYMSNMSPQTAGFNRGVWKRLEDKVRAYARDNDEIYVVTGPVLKDGLPTIFIPSPVGFENKASLRQEALIELPLKVKNNTIIKFISYLIS, from the coding sequence ATGATATACGATGCGACTGCGATGTCAGAATCGTTTTATATGTCAAATATGAGCCCCCAGACAGCGGGATTCAATCGAGGGGTATGGAAGCGCCTCGAAGATAAGGTAAGGGCTTATGCAAGAGATAATGACGAAATTTACGTAGTTACGGGGCCAGTGTTAAAAGATGGGTTGCCGACAATATTTATTCCAAGCCCGGTGGGATTTGAAAACAAAGCTTCGCTTCGTCAGGAAGCGCTGATAGAGCTTCCATTAAAAGTTAAAAACAACACAATTATAAAGTTTATTTCTTATTTGATTTCGTAA
- a CDS encoding DNA/RNA non-specific endonuclease, translating into MSEASKFKRTENFRPDLMIPTGSATPEDYKKSGYDRGHLCPAGRYDIRCDCDVRIVLYVKYEPPDSGIQSRGMEAPRR; encoded by the coding sequence ATGTCAGAAGCTTCTAAGTTTAAAAGAACAGAAAACTTCCGTCCTGACCTGATGATACCGACAGGTTCAGCAACACCGGAAGATTATAAGAAATCAGGTTACGATAGAGGACATCTTTGTCCGGCAGGGCGATATGATATACGATGCGACTGCGATGTCAGAATCGTTTTATATGTCAAATATGAGCCCCCAGACAGCGGGATTCAATCGAGGGGTATGGAAGCGCCTCGAAGATAA